Genomic DNA from Parambassis ranga chromosome 10, fParRan2.1, whole genome shotgun sequence:
GAGGTTGGCGACATAGGTCAGCAAGGAGCTCCTGGAGGCTGTAACTGTGGCAGTCCAGCCCGATCAGCCTTCTCTGTGGCAGTCACTAAAAGCTACCCTAAAGAGCGAACGCCTATCCGCTTCAGCCGTATTCTGTTGAATGAGGGAAACCACTACAATGCCAGCAGTGGGAAGTTTGACTGTGCTATCCCTGGAGTCTATTATTTCACATACGACATCACACTGGCCAACAAGCACCTGGCCATCGGACTGGTGCACAATGGACAGTACAAGATCAAGACATTTGATGCCAACACAGGGAACCATGATGTGGCATCAGGTTCTACTGTTCTCCACCTGAAGGAGGCGGATCAGGTCTGGCTGCAGATCTTCTATTCTGAGCAGAATGGACTGTTCTTTGACCCTTTCTGGACTGACAGCACCTTTACTGGCTTCCTTATTTACCCTGATCAGGATTTCCTCAATGAAGCTGATAGAAAAGCAAATGCTCAGGCTGACAGTTATCACTGAATGATGTTGGCTAGTTTTCCGAATTGATTTTGTGTCGAGTCCACAATGCCAGGCCTGTGATTTTCAGACATTTAACACACTCTGACACCAGGGGGCGTACAAGGAGAGAAAAGAATTCAGCTGTGCGTTGTGAAATATGGTGCTGTACTCTGGCAGGATCTTTTTTCATAGATGGTTGTAAAATGCCATTTTCTATTTGATGTAtgtttattaataaaaaatatgaacTAAATAAAAGCAAAATGGAACATTAAGTACTTTATAGTACTTTACATTAATTAATATAGTGGACAAAAATCAGTAATAACAATACATTATTCTGAAATTAAATGTTATAAATTAAATGTGAAAGCGAAACAATAAATGAGTAAGATGTCTATATGCATAGAACAGCCATATTATATTGGTTTTTAACTCTTTATTATGTGGACAGAGATACCTTGAGAATGCAATGAATTCTTTGCAAACTCtaattttttaaattgttgGACTACTTGCCACCAAAGtcttataatataatataatataatataatataatataatataatataatatggcAGGATGCGACCTTTGCTGAACTATGGGTGTTTGTAGTCCTGACGACACGACGCTGACCTGCAAAGGACTACAAATCCCACGCCGGAGGGGGGACCTGCACGTCGAGCGCACGAGCCTCGCagctcaacagcagcagctggtgcagcGAGGAGGCTACTTTGTTAGAGCGGAGCCACCGGAGAGAAAACGGATTCTCTCGGAAAAGTGTGAACAGTTTGGGGGAAACGGCGCTAATAGGGGCCTGTCGGCGGGGTTTTGCGGTGGCACCTGTTTTATGATATTGCCGGCGGATTTTAAGTCTATGTTTTCGCCGACAAAAAGAGGTCTTTCTCAAAGTTGAGCCGAAGAGGAGTTCTCTCATTCAGGATGTCGGACTGAGACAAAGAGGTCTAGGGGGCATTCCTGTCGGAGCGGTAAGTGGCACATGTAAAAACGACGGAGATGAAAAGTTCTCCAGGTAGCTGTCCTGTAAGGAGAAAGAAGCTGCGTTTATGGCGAGGTGTTTAAAAAGAGcgtgttggtttgtttttaatccAGGCCAGTGTTTGTGAGCTCGGTGGACAGTTAACTTGTGAAGCCTCACTGTTTTGCCGCTTTCTTGTGGCGCAGATGCGTTTTAAATGATCGGCGGAGCGTGTGATATGTTTATAATTTGTCCTTGATGTGAACAATCGTATCAGAAAGTGGGATTTGTGAAAGGCTGCTCTGTTTGTGACCCACGGCGTGGTCGAGTGGGCATTTAACTGAGCCATTTAAATTTCCAAGCAGAGAAAATGGCctgtgcaggcagagagacctcCGCTGTATGATCAGCGAGGTGTTCAAAAACTTTGTCAACACGGCTGCATTCCTCAAAAATATACCTGGTTTTGTAACAGTGTTATGTTATTGTCACTACAAATGCAAATCTCCAGTTAGATAAATATAATgtcttttaataaataaaaaaagatttgggACGTTATCTCAGTAAAATAATGCCTAGCTCCTCTAGAAGTACCTGAACGTTGTATTATTGTTTCTCCGCAGGTAAAACTTGACTGTTGAAGCCTCCTCTTAATGggaaagatggagagggagTTGCAGTGGTGGAAAGGACAGCTAGCTGCAGATATCCATCAGTCTCTCCGCATCAAGGTGAGTTTTAAGGCCTAACGTAAGGCTGTTATCTTGTTGACAGTCTGATCCAGCCCTGCGTTGACTAAACACGTCTAACAAACGTTTGTTTGACTTAAAAAGGCATAAAgtcatgcattttttaaatcaatggcgaatgtctgtgttgtgtagtgtgaCTTAAGCATATAATTAGCAAGGATTTTAGCAAGTAAAATGCCTTTCAGTAAaagtatgtctgtggatgctctcattcatccaggtcatagtcgtgtccaagagtttaaatggaggcagctggaatcaaagatttttgtttttaatttaggttttgaagatgttttgccacTTCCTCatgtggcttcttcagttctgctttAGTAAAAGTAGTAAGATTAAATTAGGGTGAGAGCATTTGGTCAGTTTTTTGTTCAGGTCTTtaaaattattgttttaatgatacaaaacattttttgtttttaaaaaaacttgcaATAGGAAAATCACATTTTGTGAAGGTTTGCCATAGATAACATGATAaatacagtttttatttaggtaATTCATACACCGCAGCAACATCTTACCTTTACATTATACCACACAATGGAAAATAGgaaagaaaatataattatGTGGTTCTGTTGTGTATTTAGACACAAACTAAATTAGATTACACGCATGGTTCAGGCTCATTAATTGAGAATATCTTAATTAACCTCAGAGCATGATCATATTTCCTCCCATGTGTCACCTTAATGGAGACATCTGTCACTTGACTGGCGTCTTCAAGCCGTGACTCTTCCTGCTACCTTTCATACTGAGGGGGAGATGAGCACGGATCAGGGTTTGGATATTGGATGGCAAAGACTAGAGTGTGCATGTGAGGAATGAGGACAGTGCTGTAGCATATCAGATTGTGAATCAGATGCCTTTGAGTCACATAAAGAGTCACTTACACACTGTTTGAATCGGCTTAGTCATTCTGGACAGAGTCTGACTCAGAGCGAGCTATCCATTAGACTGAAGATCTGCATGCAGACCTGGAAACTAAACAACACTCCCACTCTTTTCTCATGTAGTATAATGACAAAGTCATACTGTGCAATACAATGTCCTCATTGTAAACAATAGTGACACATTAGTTAAGTGCTTCACTGTATTTTTGTCTTACAGCTGACGGTAAACCTGCACTGTTTTAACCTAGTTTGCTAGTCATACTGTTCAAACAGGGGGTTTCTCACTTCTGATGGTGCAGCTTATGATGCATAAAGATGTTTAAAGAGCTGTGGCCTTTTTCCAGGAAGACATTCTTTTCACACATGACCTTACACCGTCTGCACTAAAGTTGTGGGTTTCTTACCTTTTCAGTGTCAATCTGAAAAGGTAATAGAGCCTCTTTGTTGTTCTTATTAAGGAATATAAGCTCCTTTGACATCTAGTTTTTGTCTTTAGTGGGATACAAATATCCAGTCCTGGGTTAAATGTTTTAGTCACCAGTGTTGTAATTATGCGTGGTCATGCGAATTTAATTTTCCCCAACGTGGCTATGAAACTCAGTAACTTCTACACCTCTTTGCCATTTTAGCTTACAAATTCAATCGGTCTCCAGTTGAGCATTGTTCATTCAACTTTAAATCTGAAGGAACTGAGGTAGACGACAGTGCGCACTAACCCTGTTTTCATGAAAAATGTCATACATTTGCAAAAATACAGAGAAGCAAAACAAGTCTGCTGGCACAGGAAAAGCAACCAATTGGCATTAGTGAGTTTACCTCTACATATATGAGTAACAAATGATTTTTGTATAGTTTAAGAAAAAGTGAGGCGACAAATTTATGTCACCATTTTCATCAAGGATACAAAATTTTCATTACACGAGGAGCTACATGACATTAATAATTACACCTGAATCAAATGTAATGCATACAATGTTAGGACTCGATTTGATCAAAGTAAACGTTTTCCTGGAGTTTAAATAGAAACAAATCATGTTAATCATCAACTTATTGGCGCATTAGTTCCTCTTTATGCATGTCAAatgttacatatatatattttttattacatagATTAGTGATATCAAAAACTGGCAAAAAGACCAGTAAAATACAACTATTTTCAGCTTTAAGTAGGCCTACGTATgtggaggagaagcagaagtGGGGAATCTGAAAGTCAGCCACATTTCATCACTGACTATAGTGGTGATATCAGAGCTGTGTGTAAGAAAAGCCTTCACACAGTGTTCAGATTTCATCCTGGCTTAACGACGTGTGCTGCAGTGATAATGCCCTGATGTGGGAGATTGCGGTGGTGTGTAGCATGTGGCAAATTATCAGACATGCAAATCAGTAGGCAGCTGTGGAATCCTTAATTATGTGCCGATCCCCCACAAAGGCACCTCTCCACCCGACACAGACCCCCCCGGAGCCCTTTCCAGACTCCCAGCAGCTCCCCCCTTCACATCCTCCCCCATTCTCTTGCTGCCCTCGTACCCctagacagacagatggaccaGAGGCAGAAACAgtgggaggagaagagaggttGGGGAGGGCTGACTGATATGGTCGGCCATAGCACCGGGGGTGGTGCTGCTTTATGTTGATTTTGGAGGGGGGTACTGTTTATTTCTGGGTTTCACTAAGGTGTCCATCTGAGCATTCTTGTTCTTGTGCTCAAAATAAATACTTAACAGGTTGTGTAACCCTCTCAGTGTCAGGAGTTTTTCCCATGCTGAATAATCTACAAATGTTTTTTACCTAAGTACTGCATTTGAAAATCATAATATTGAAAGAAAAGAAGTTTTCACAGACTTGAACACCATatgttttagtattttttttttatcatttcagaGTTATGTTTTGTCTAAAGTTTTAAGCCAGATTTGTGCTGTTCAAACTACCCTAAACCTGGAATATTCCTAAAGAGACACaatgtgtcttttattttaaagacCCCTCGCTGGCTCTAAGAAGATTAATCTACCAATCCTCAATCTCTTATTAAATCTAAAAGCCCTTGTTTTTATTCAGATTTACAGAGagcaaaaataaatctttttgaaaacaaaaatattttttgggATAAGCGGCTTTAACACAGACAAAATAACTGTAATATGAACTTGTAATATGCAATTCTAAATGTATTGTGTTTCTTGCCTCAAGGCAGATTTGGAAACTGGAACCTTGTGCTCTCCAGTTTTCTATTGCTGATTCAATGATAGTGCCCCTGAGTGTCTTCCTTCCACTTTGAAACACATGCAGCTAATTGAACATAAATAGGAAATGTGTTGGGGTGAAACCTAATCCTATCTGTTCCTCAACCTAGActaaaagcccccccccccccttcccaaaccacacactcactcagcacACATAGAAACTGTCATCCCATTGTTCAGATACCCCTGTAATGACTCGAATTAGCCTCAGTTCTCTGCAGCAATGAGGAATTTAATTAAATTGAAATGAGGCTGAACCATCCAGCCATCTTTCCATTGGCTATACCCAGTTATCCTGTTCAAGCTCCCTGCTTCTAGTAGGTGAGAGCAGGCGCTGAATGCCCTGGCCtgacaaagagacagactgCAATTTATACTCAAACACCTATTAATTCATCACCATTATTTTAACACTAGTGTGTTTGAACTGTATGAGTTGATGTATGACGTGATGCGAGTCGATGCACATAGGAAAAACTTGTGCAGCCACATGCAAACTCATAGTTGTGAGGCAACAATGCTAAGCACTGTTCCAccattattcattatttaacTGAGTTCTGTTTTTGATTATTCTGATTTTAGAGCCTACAGCAGCTCTCCTGACAGCAGTTAAACCCAGTCAGCAGGAGACATGCATGCCTGTCTATTATTATGCATCTTCTTTAAAACCCCTTCTTCATCACAGCTTCCTGCCCACCCTGCTTCTCACACCCCTTGTCATTTACACCCCCCACtcatccttcttctcttctcccccTCTAGGAGCTGAAGCTACCGGTCTACCGGGCCCACTCCCCACAGATTGGCATGCGACGGTACTTTGCGGACCTCTTGGCCATCCTGAGTAACCGCTACCATCTATGTCCTACAGCTCGTCACTTGGCTGTCTACTTGCTAGACTTGTTCATGGACCACTATGATGTGGCAGTCAAGCAGCTCTATGTCATTGCTCTCTCCTGTCTGCTGCTAGCTAGTAAGTCCGGCTTCTTTTCTAAACCTTGTTGTGTGCTTGATTTGATTGTGTCTTGTCATCTTGAAAAACCTTGCATTTTGCTTAAACAGATTAAATGATGGTTTATGCACAGATGGCACAAGGTGAAACACTTCCTGCAACAAGGCACCTTTAGGTTACCCTGAAGAGACCATGATATGTTACCTTTTTTACAATCTCCTCCCTTCTATCCCATCTGCTGATGATTTACTGTTAGTAAAATGCTGGTTTGAAGCGTTGGCAAATTATTTTGGGTGAAACAGACGGGGATTGTGCTCATGTCTGCAGAACCTTATCTATGTCTACTATTCAGGCTTTGATATAATCTTTGGGGCAGCTTTAGTTAGTTTGAGATACTCTACCCTTTAAGACCAAAATGTCCTGACATCCAATGTGTGATTACCCCCTGCTAGTGAAATGCTACTATGCAAAGAAAAGCCTACACATCCAAATCTTTGTATCTTGTTCCACTGTGCCATAGAGCTGTATTGTTGGCCAGTGTGTCAGTCGGTGTGTACAGATGcagatgttgtgttttttcattGCAGTACATCATTGCTTTTGTGGAAGCGATTTGATTTGTAACCATTGTGCTTTTTTGCTGTAAAAATCTGTTACTTGGTGTTTTGTGCAAGGCAGGTGTGTTAATCACTTTTCCCCTGCTGATGCATGTGCAGGTTGTGAGGTAGTTATTAGTGTCTCTATGGCTGTCTGGTGATTAACAGGCTGAGGTTTTCTTTACATTAATGCACTCTTTGGCATCATGGGTAATTAGACTAATGATGCTGTCAAAATCAGACTCTGGAACAGGGCCTGTTCACTtgggagagctgtgtgtgtgttcttgcatAGTTGTGTATGGACCATCTTTGCAATCAGAGAAGTCTCCGGTGTGAGATAAATTTGAATATGAGACTTGAAAGAGGTTTTATTTAAAAGCAATCTCATGAGAATCTAAGAATAGCTTTGCTCATGGAGTGATCTTATCAGCCAAACCTGGACAGAGGTTATTCTTTTAATGTCTAATAAATTAATCAGATTTTTTATTGAATCTTTTGATTGTGGCTTTTAGTTAGTGAGgttctctcttctctgttctcCTTCATCTGACTCCTCCAGGACTCGAGGGAGTCTCTGTCATGATTGATGAAGGCTTGAAAGGGTGTTTGATTCAAAGTTGTCTTGGATTTTCATCTGTCCTGGGGTGCTTTGGAATCTGGCCTAGTTATTGAACAACCTCCCCAAGTCCCTGCCTGCCTTTGACAGGCGCATACATTGTCTTTctttaaacttttaaactgGCTTCTGCACTCAGTTAATTAATTGGTGTCTCTTTTGTACCTCTCAGCATTCACTGCTTAATCCTATTACTCCACTGTATGTTTTTTGAGTGCATGTGTTTGCTTATGGATGAGCTCCCCTTCATTTGTTGGGGTAAGATTATGTTCTGGTTTGTAAACCCGGGTACTTATTTAGACACCTCACTTTGCTTAATTGAGTCCAATGAACACGAGAAaccaaaaaaatccagaaaaataaaatgtgtatattTTAAGGGATCAGCATTTGAGTCACTTCCCAAACTCAAGCCTCTACTGTCTTGCAATCCATGGAGTCCTGCAGTGTTCACAACAGCCTTCCTGGCAGGCTTCAATCACTGATTGCAGCTATTTGTAATCACAAGTGATATAAAGgatgtgtccctgctgctgaccagcaaaataatacttttttttgtaaagccTGTCTTATCACAACTCATAAATCAATATCAATATGTCTTTGTAGCAAATGATCACTGCAGCTGGATTTTGCTTAGTAATGTGTTTTAGTGAATGAACTCcaataataacaaaaagagCATTCTATGAAACAACTAAGCACCAGAAGCTCAGTCATGTTTGACTACACAGTCCACTTATGTAGCCGAGCCCGGGGGTGGGGAAGGACTCTGCTGAGGGGCACCTGCCATATGCTCTCCGAGTCAGGACTCAAACAAAAGCCAGTCAATGCAAGCAGGACAGCCAGCCAGACCCTTCCCAGAAAGGGGGAGGGGAGCACAATCTAAGGGAtggaggctgctgtgtgtgcaggcgtgtgtttgtgtggatatGCTTAAAGCTGAGAGAGGCCATGGTTGCTGTGGCAACCCTGTGATAAACCTATGGATCCTTGTCTTGAAGTCACCTAATTAAGATCTACATTGGAGTTTCATATTGAAAGGGGGCTGCATATCCTTTTAACTGACTGAGTTCCGGTGGTGTCCTTTTACCTTTTGCTGCTGGCTTTGTTTCCTCCTTGTTCTCTCACCTTGTCAGGGTCAGTCACTGCCAGCCAGTCCTGGGACAGGGCGGCCAGTAAAAACAGCCCCACATCCCTGGGGGGTTGGGAAATGAGCAGAGCAGTACTTCAAAGGCAGGTTGGCTGCTGATGTTAAACAGGGTagaaagggaggaagaggtggtggcCTGCAAAATGGGACATGTTAGAACTGAACCACCCAGCAGGGTGCCCTGCAATGTAAATTAGCAAGGAACCTGCACCCCCCTGTATCTTCATCTCAGAGGTTTGACAGTAATTCTGATGGAActgttgccatgttggaaaTAATTAAAAGCATTATATAGAGATGTACAGATAGGTTGAAAAATGATCATCAAATGCTTCAAAAGAACAATTTTTCTTCAACAACAGGTGTGTAACTAAAACTGGACTTAAAATGTCAGCATTCAGTTAAATTTAATGTTTTGTGGTATAATGCCTGAAGCTATGTTTGCCAACTTGCCCCCTGTATTACCACCTATATGGCTAAGGGCTTTATCCCCTCAGTCAATTAAtcccacccccctctctctctcacacacacacatacacacaccacgCCATAGTTTCTAGGATTCTCCACAGTCACTCAAGCATTCAGCATCAGGGGTCAAGGGTCGGCCTGGGCCTACATTGTGAAAGCTGCCAAGACCAGGGGTGGCAACACACAGATTCTGTGATGGAGCTGTGACCAATTTCCCACTCCCAATGAAAGATGAACCAACAAATAAAAGGAGTTTAAAGAGCAGAGGAAATTCCTTCATGGCTgtcaagacaaagaaaaaaagaacaggcaATTTGAAATGATTGCTCAGATAATAAGTGAGAAAAACATTTAGAAAGCATATTTCTGACATCTGATAGTGGCTGTCTGTAACAGCCATCATCTATAACTTGCCAAGATTGATGGTTCAGTATTCACACCTACTTTACACCATGATTGCCAC
This window encodes:
- the c1qtnf2 gene encoding complement C1q tumor necrosis factor-related protein 2; translation: MFQMCVMICALSVVVSQSTNSSSKRGHNFTVHSSQLVCSLPGPAGPPGNPGAPGSLGTMGPMGPPGKDGPDGMDGEKGEKGGKGESGRTGNPGKPGVKGRQGVIGKAGPRGLKGLRGPPGVAGKHGQKGEVGDIGQQGAPGGCNCGSPARSAFSVAVTKSYPKERTPIRFSRILLNEGNHYNASSGKFDCAIPGVYYFTYDITLANKHLAIGLVHNGQYKIKTFDANTGNHDVASGSTVLHLKEADQVWLQIFYSEQNGLFFDPFWTDSTFTGFLIYPDQDFLNEADRKANAQADSYH